The Herpetosiphonaceae bacterium genomic interval TGGTTCTCGCCGAATGCTCCGGCGGCGAGCCCGGTCCTCGTCGGCGCGGGCGATATTGCGCTCTGTGACAGCGCTGGAACGCCTGTCGCGTCCACGCGGGCCACCGCTGCCCTGCTCGACGCGATTCCAGGGACGGTGTTTACCACGGGTGACAATGCCTACAACTCAGGCACGCCAACCGAGTTCCAGCAGTGCTACGATCCGACCTGGGGTAGACATAAAACGCGCACACGACCGACGCCAGGCAATCACGAATATGGAACCAGCGGCGCTTCGGGCTACTTCGGCTACTTTGGAGCGCTCGCCGGCGATCCTGGCAAAGGCTACTACAGCTATAACCTGGGCCAGTGGCACATCATCGCGCTCAACAGCAACTGCTCGGCGCTAGGTAATGGATCGACAAGCGCGGGATGCGGCTCCACCTCTGCACAGGCCACATGGCTGCAACAGGATCTGGCAGCCAACGCAGCCGGATGCACGCTGGCTTACTGGCACCACCCGCGCTGGAGTTCAGGCGCGCACGGCAGCAGCACGGCGATGTCGGCCATCTGGCAGATGCTCTACGACGCGGGAGCCGATGTGGTGCTCGCCGGTCACGACCATAACTACGAGCGCTTCGCTCCGCTAAACGGAAGTGGCGCGGTGGACACGGCGCGCGGTATTCGGCAGTTCGTCGTCGGTACAGGCGGCGCGGCGCTGCGAAGTGTGGGCACGCTGCTGCCGACCTCCGAAAGGTTCCACTCGTCGACCCATGGCGTGCTGAAGTTGACCCTGCATGCCACCAGCTTTGACTGGCAGTTTGTACCGGCTGCGGGTAGCTCCTTCACCGACCAGGGCAGCGGCACCTGCCACTAGCCGAACATCGGGCATAGCTGTTTCGCGTTCGGCCCCGCCCCGCTCCTATGCCGTAGGCAATGGGAGCGGGGGAGAACTTGGTGCTTGATGCCTGATGATTCGCCCCTTCCGAGTCTGTCGGCGCCGTTAACCAATATTGACGATCATGACCCTATTGGTATATCATGCCGGTAGCACACCGAAGAAGCTGGTTCGATCGATCATCTGCCGCAGCCGTCCGGCACAACCCCCGAAAGGATGGTAATGAACACCGATCAGGTCCTCTCGTCAGTTGCTCCCGTTTCAGCCCATAGCTTGCTCGACCTCTTGCAGCTTCGCACGCGAGATCAACCTGAACGCACCGCCTACATCTTTCTTCAGGACGGTGAGCATACTGAGACGCGGCTGACCTATGCCGAGCTCGATCGGCGCGCCAGATCGATCGCGGCCTTGCTGCAACGAACGGCAGCGCCCGGCGAGCGCGTGCTGCTGCTCTATCCGCCGGGGCTCGATTACCTCGCCGCGTTCTTTGGCTGCCTCTACGCCGGGCTGGTCGCGGTGCCCGCCTATCCGCCGCATCCGCAGCGCCCGATGCCGCGCCTCCAGACGATCGTCGCGGATGCCGGAGCCACGCACGCGCTGACGACGGGCGTGCTGCTGTCGCAGCTTGAGCAGCGCTTCGCTCAGCTCCCCGATCTTGCAAGGCTGCGCTGGCTCTCTACCGACGGCGCGCTCGACGACCTTGCCAACGAGTGGCAGCCGCCCGCCATCGACGGCGCGACGCTGGCCTTTGTGCAGTACACCTCCGGCTCGACGGCCACGCCCAAGGGCGTGATGCTGACCCACGCCAACCTGCTGCATAACCTGGCCCTGATCCAGCGCGGCTTCGGGCACACGCCCGCCAGTCGGGGCGTGATCTGGCTGCCGCCGTACCACGACATGGGCCTGATCGGCGGGATTTTGCAGCCGCTCTACGCGGGCTTTCCGGTGACGCTGATGTCGCCGCTGGCCTTTTTGCAGCGTCCGCTGCGCTGGCTGGAGGCGATCACCCGCTACGGCGCGACCACCAGCGGCGGGCCGAACTTCGCCTACGATCTGTGTGTGCGCAAGGTTACGCCGGAGCAGCGCGCGACGCTCGATCTGCGTAGCTGGGATCTTGCGTTCTGTGGCGCTGAGCCGGTTCGCGCCGCCACGCTTGCCCGGTTTGCCGAGGCGTTCGGGCCGTGCGGCTTTCGCTATGAGGCGTTCTATCCGTGCTATGGCCTGGCCGAGGCCACGCTGATCGTATCGGGTGGAGCCAGGCATGCCCCGCCGATCATCCAGGCGGTCGATGCTGCCGCGCTTGAGCGCGACCGTGTGGCTGCGGCGGCTGAGGCGAGCAGCCGGGCGCTGGTTGGCTGTGGGCAGCCGCTGCCCGATCAGCAGGTGCGGATCGTCGATCTCGACACGCTGCGGCCATGCCCGTCGGATCGCGTCGGCGAGATCTGGGTAGCGGGGCTGAGCGTCGCGCAGGGCTACTGGAACCAGCCCGCCGCCACGGAGCAGACCTTTGGCGCGCATCTGGCGGAGAGCGGCGCGGGGCCGTTCTTGCGTACCGGCGACCTGGGCTTTCTCCACGACGGCGAGCTGTTCATCACGGGACGGATTAAGGATCTGATCATCATTCGCGGGCGCAACCACTATCCGCAAGACATCGAGCAGACCGTCGAGGCGAGCCATCGGCTGCTGCGGCCAGCCTCAGGTGCGGCATTCGGCGTCGAGGTCGGCGACGACGAGCAGTTGGTGATCGTGCAGGAGGTCGAGCGCCAGGGCTTGCGCGCCGATCTCTCTGAGGTCATCGCCGCGATCCGTCAGGCCGTCGCGGAGCAGCACGAGGTGCCGATCTACGCGGTCGTGCTGCTCAAGCCAGCCACGATTCCCAAGACCACCAGCGGCAAAATCCAGCGCCACGCCTGCCGCGCCGCATTCCGCGACGGCACGCTCGATCCGGTCGCGGCGTGGCACGCCAGCCAGCAGCCAGCAGCGGCGGACGAGCGCGACGATCCGCAGCGCAGCCCGACGTTTGACGATCCTGCGGAGCTGCAATCCTGGCTGGCCGCCCACCTGGCGCGGTCCTGCGGTGTCGCGCCGGATCAGATCGCGCTCGATCAGCCGATCACGCGCTACGGCCTCGACTCGATGGCGGCGATCGAGCTGCTGCACGGCATCGAGACGCAGACCGGCGCTGTGCTTTCGATCGCGGCGCTGCTTCAGGGGCCGAGCATCGCCGAGCTGGCAGCCGCGATCGCCGCGCAGCGCACAGCCGATCTGCTCCCGGCGGTGGATCGTGGAGACACAGAGCAACTCTCCTACGGCCAGCGGGCGCTCTGGTTCTTGCA includes:
- a CDS encoding metallophosphoesterase gives rise to the protein AYVTPTGGGEIVLGRGLAFRTSQSSVASLDQIVVAAGSNGSSITGCNFWFSPNAPAASPVLVGAGDIALCDSAGTPVASTRATAALLDAIPGTVFTTGDNAYNSGTPTEFQQCYDPTWGRHKTRTRPTPGNHEYGTSGASGYFGYFGALAGDPGKGYYSYNLGQWHIIALNSNCSALGNGSTSAGCGSTSAQATWLQQDLAANAAGCTLAYWHHPRWSSGAHGSSTAMSAIWQMLYDAGADVVLAGHDHNYERFAPLNGSGAVDTARGIRQFVVGTGGAALRSVGTLLPTSERFHSSTHGVLKLTLHATSFDWQFVPAAGSSFTDQGSGTCH